From Acidipropionibacterium acidipropionici, one genomic window encodes:
- a CDS encoding amidohydrolase, whose translation MESVDVATTAPAPLTVPVTPMSLTEARAAVAATIADQRDNLLAISHQIHDDPELSYQEFRSAALLADQLRAAGYDVTLGCYGLDTAFEAVIGEGDVTATLCLEYDALPKIGHACGHNIIATAGLGAAIALAPLAAEAGVRVKVLGTPAEEHGGGKVDMLRAGAWEDSTFSLMVHGMTTGDVAVERTVFTAVERFQVTFHGVASHAAGAPWLAVNAGAAATLSLTAMALLRQHIPHTANINAYISNGGAATNIIPDLAELQVEVRAADLDVHRDLKQRVMNCFEGAAIATGCTWEQHATENGYAPVKHDPDLSRIWDANLSTRGRTLDDSYDLGGGSTDMGNVSQVLPGLHGTVALDGCEAAPHQVAFEQAAASPAGDDAVLDAAAALAWTVLDVAHDPALRADLLARQAARPVGVTTVDSI comes from the coding sequence ATGGAGTCCGTCGACGTCGCGACCACCGCCCCCGCCCCGCTCACCGTGCCGGTGACACCCATGAGCCTGACCGAGGCCAGGGCCGCCGTCGCCGCCACCATCGCAGACCAGCGGGACAACCTGCTGGCCATCAGCCACCAGATCCACGACGACCCTGAGCTGTCCTACCAGGAGTTCCGCTCCGCCGCCCTGCTGGCCGACCAGCTCCGGGCAGCGGGCTACGACGTGACGCTGGGCTGCTACGGACTGGACACCGCCTTCGAGGCCGTCATCGGCGAGGGCGACGTCACTGCCACCCTGTGCCTCGAGTACGACGCCCTGCCGAAGATCGGTCACGCCTGCGGCCACAACATCATCGCCACTGCCGGCCTGGGCGCCGCGATCGCCCTGGCGCCGCTCGCCGCCGAGGCCGGGGTGAGGGTCAAGGTGCTGGGTACCCCGGCCGAGGAGCACGGCGGCGGCAAGGTCGACATGCTGCGCGCCGGGGCCTGGGAGGATTCGACGTTCTCCCTCATGGTGCACGGCATGACAACCGGGGACGTCGCCGTCGAGCGCACCGTCTTCACCGCCGTCGAGCGATTCCAGGTGACCTTCCACGGTGTCGCCTCGCATGCCGCCGGAGCCCCCTGGCTGGCGGTCAACGCCGGCGCCGCCGCGACTCTCTCGCTGACCGCGATGGCCCTGCTGCGTCAGCACATCCCGCACACCGCCAATATCAACGCCTACATCTCCAACGGCGGTGCGGCCACCAACATCATCCCCGACCTGGCCGAGCTGCAGGTGGAGGTGCGCGCCGCCGACCTCGACGTCCACCGCGACCTCAAGCAGCGCGTCATGAACTGCTTCGAGGGGGCTGCCATCGCCACCGGATGCACCTGGGAGCAGCACGCCACCGAGAACGGCTACGCCCCGGTGAAGCACGACCCCGACCTGTCCCGGATCTGGGACGCCAACCTCTCGACCCGCGGCCGCACCCTCGACGACTCCTACGATCTGGGCGGCGGCTCGACCGACATGGGCAACGTCTCCCAGGTGCTGCCCGGACTGCACGGCACGGTCGCGCTGGACGGCTGCGAGGCCGCCCCCCACCAGGTCGCCTTCGAGCAGGCGGCCGCGAGCCCCGCGGGGGATGACGCCGTTCTGGACGCCGCGGCCGCGCTGGCCTGGACCGTCCTCGACGTCGCCCACGATCCGGCGCTGCGCGCCGACCTGCTGGCCCGCCAGGCCGCTCGTCCGGTCGGTGTCA
- a CDS encoding Lrp/AsnC family transcriptional regulator: protein MAHDDELDEVDLRLLHALQIEPRASWSDLAPIIGADASALSRRWAVMRDSGKAWITGLPDLGRHGRLALIEVSCVGGMQDRVATRLEHDPEVLILDYTVGARDLFVTVYCDSMEELNEYLLARFNRLPGVRSSRTHLVTELIGDARTWRLRSLSPAEAARVPRPRPPRPRAASHVPEEVRAAVLGELAIDGRAPAAMIAARHGLAAQRVADAISTMRARGEMYLRTDISREHSPWPVYTWYFIQLPAVQIDAARTVLRKLPELRLAALCSSRFNLILAVWLPRLEDVHGFEARLAGILPQAVVADRSAVLRIRKHVGHLLDERGRATRTVVPVPRS from the coding sequence ATGGCGCACGATGACGAACTAGACGAGGTGGATCTGAGACTTCTCCATGCGCTGCAGATCGAGCCCCGGGCGTCCTGGTCGGACCTCGCACCGATCATCGGGGCCGACGCCTCGGCGCTGTCGCGGCGCTGGGCCGTGATGCGCGATTCCGGGAAGGCATGGATCACGGGGCTGCCCGATCTGGGCCGTCACGGGAGGCTGGCACTCATCGAGGTGTCGTGCGTCGGGGGCATGCAGGATCGGGTCGCGACCCGTCTGGAGCACGATCCGGAGGTGCTGATCCTCGACTACACGGTGGGGGCCCGGGACCTCTTCGTCACGGTCTACTGCGACTCGATGGAGGAGCTCAACGAGTATCTGCTGGCACGCTTCAACCGGCTTCCGGGGGTGCGGTCGTCGCGGACCCACCTGGTGACCGAGCTCATCGGCGACGCCCGGACCTGGCGACTGCGCTCCCTCTCCCCGGCCGAGGCGGCCAGGGTGCCGAGACCGCGCCCGCCCCGCCCCCGGGCGGCGTCGCATGTACCCGAGGAGGTGCGGGCCGCGGTGCTCGGCGAGCTGGCGATCGACGGCAGGGCGCCCGCCGCCATGATCGCCGCCCGGCACGGTCTGGCGGCCCAGCGGGTGGCCGACGCGATCTCGACGATGAGGGCCCGCGGCGAGATGTACCTGCGCACCGACATCTCCCGGGAGCACTCCCCCTGGCCGGTGTACACGTGGTACTTCATCCAGCTGCCGGCGGTTCAGATCGACGCCGCCCGCACGGTGCTTCGCAAGCTGCCCGAGCTGCGACTCGCGGCGCTGTGCTCCAGCCGATTCAATCTCATCCTGGCGGTGTGGCTGCCCCGGCTGGAGGACGTCCACGGTTTCGAGGCCAGGCTCGCCGGAATCCTTCCCCAGGCCGTCGTGGCCGACCGCTCGGCGGTGCTGAGGATCCGCAAGCACGTGGGCCACCTGCTGGACGAGCGCGGCCGGGCGACCCGCACCGTGGTCCCGGTCCCCCGATCCTGA